A region of the Chryseobacterium gotjawalense genome:
ATTTGCGTTCCGGTTCTTCGGCTGTAGGCTTCCACCTGTGGATTGGCCTTAATTATTTTTTCCACTTCCCGAAGCTCGCGGTCGGTTTCCTCCAAAGAAGTTCCGGGTGGCGAATTGTAGTCCAGTATAATACTTCCTTCGTCCATATCGGGTAAAAATCCGGTGGAAATATTCGGAATAATGAAGGCCGTAATTACAACCAAAACCGCCATAAACACGTATGAAAAAACTGGTTTCCGGATGAAAAAGCCTACCCATTTTCTTTCTTTTACTTCGTGATGAACTTCTTTTTTTTTGGGTTTTCCTTTTTTAGATAAAAACAAATAAATCACGGGCAATAAAAGCCAGGTGACGAAAAATGAACTCACCAAGGTAATGATCATGGTATTCGTCATGACTTTGAAATAAGCACCGGCAACGCCACTCATCAGCATAAAAGGCAGAAAAATAACAATCGTACTCAATGAAGAACCCACCATGGCTTTCAATAAATAATTGACGGCTTTTTGGACTAAAGTGGTACTGTTTTCCTCCGGAAATTCTTCGTGTGTACGGTGAATTTGTTCTACAATGACAATCGCATCATCGATGATTAGACCAATTGCCGCCGCAATTGCGCCTAAAGTCATAATATTAAAAGTCGCACCGGTCGCATATAAAATAACCAGCGTTAAACAAATCGTCACTGGAATGGTGATCAAAATGGTGGCACTTGCTTTCCAGGATTTTAAAAATAAAATGGCGACGATAATAGCGAGCAAAAGTCCGATCCAAAGCGCATCTGTGACACTTTTGATGGAACTATTTACAAAATCGGCCTGCACGTAATAAGGTTTTATCACCACTTCTTTGGGCAAAGTTTTCTGTAATTCGGCAATTTTCGCTTCCATCGCTGCAGAAACCTCTACCACATTGGCATTGGGTTGTTGGATGACCGCAATCAAAATACTTTCGGTTCCGTTGGCGTTGACTTTGATAAATTGCTTGGCGGTGTGAACTTCAATTTTAGCAATATCTTTAAAATAGATCGCTCTGTTTCCATCATTTTTTAAGACCACATTCTGCAGATCTTCAAGACTTCGGATTTGGGAATTGGTCAGCGTTAAATACAGAAAATTATAATCGGAAGAAAAGCCGTTGGACTTGATGAAGTTGGTTTCATTCAGTGCAGTTTCAATGTCTTTTGGATTCAAACCCAATCTCGTCATTTTTCCCTGGTCGAGAATGGCCCAGAATTCTTTGTCCTGTCCGCCGATAATTCTAATGTCGCTCACGCCGTCAACCTGCGACAGAAAGGGTTTTATGGTATAAAGTGCCAATTGTTTCAGCGCAATGGGCGAAATCGAAGAAGCATTCAAAGAATAGCCCATCACCGGTAAAATGGCCGGATTCATTTTTTCTACGGTGATATTGATGTTGGGCGGAAGTTGATTTTTAATCTCATTAATTTTTGCCTCAATTTGCTGTTGGCTCAGGTCGATATTAGCATTCCAGTCCATAAAGGCGGAAATTTCACAGCTTCCTCTGCTTGTGGTACTTTTCAGCAGGTGCAGATCGGGAATTTGTTTGACTGCGTTTTCCAAAGGCCGCGTCACCGCAACGGTCAT
Encoded here:
- a CDS encoding efflux RND transporter permease subunit, with the translated sequence MKNSFFVRYKNPLLVMILLFILGGVFSYTKIKSSLFPQITFPKIKIIAEAGEQPVDQMTVAVTRPLENAVKQIPDLHLLKSTTSRGSCEISAFMDWNANIDLSQQQIEAKINEIKNQLPPNINITVEKMNPAILPVMGYSLNASSISPIALKQLALYTIKPFLSQVDGVSDIRIIGGQDKEFWAILDQGKMTRLGLNPKDIETALNETNFIKSNGFSSDYNFLYLTLTNSQIRSLEDLQNVVLKNDGNRAIYFKDIAKIEVHTAKQFIKVNANGTESILIAVIQQPNANVVEVSAAMEAKIAELQKTLPKEVVIKPYYVQADFVNSSIKSVTDALWIGLLLAIIVAILFLKSWKASATILITIPVTICLTLVILYATGATFNIMTLGAIAAAIGLIIDDAIVIVEQIHRTHEEFPEENSTTLVQKAVNYLLKAMVGSSLSTIVIFLPFMLMSGVAGAYFKVMTNTMIITLVSSFFVTWLLLPVIYLFLSKKGKPKKKEVHHEVKERKWVGFFIRKPVFSYVFMAVLVVITAFIIPNISTGFLPDMDEGSIILDYNSPPGTSLEETDRELREVEKIIKANPQVEAYSRRTGTQMGFFITEPNRGDYLINLKKDRTQTTAEVTDDLRSKIEATGLPLTVDFGQVITDMLGDLMSSAQPIEIKIFGNDVPTLQKYSQQISKIVGKIPGTADVFDGIIIAGPSIQITPNFPVLAQYQISPQNFQYQTQTILSGNTVGDLFDKNQFTPIRILYNTQSNASLQEIQNSMISLPNGQLKPLKEFAEVSILEGTAEVEREDLQNMGVVTARLDNGDLGGTIKKIQTEINKNIKLPTGYSISYGGAYAEQQKSFSELLLILFVSCLLVFTTILFLFRNLKVAFLILLVSVLGISGSFILLFITGTPLNVGSYTGLIMMVGIIGENAIFTYLQFEETLEKKSKEDALIYAISTRLRPKLMTALGAIIALMPLALGIGTGAQMHQPLAIAVIGGFSIALPLLLIVFPTLLNQLNFKEKSSAKNAETESN